In one Arenibacter antarcticus genomic region, the following are encoded:
- a CDS encoding alpha/beta fold hydrolase translates to MTNNKIHVYFVPGMAANISIFDKIHLPEETFVQHYLDWFIPSKDISLEDYALEMCKHIKHANPVLIGVSFGGILVQEMAKHVSVRKVIIISSVKSKFELPKRMIFAKYTKFHKLLPTGLVNNMELLAKYAFGEAATKRLALYEQYLSVRDKYYLDWCIDKIVNWPQSECSENLVHIHGEKDPVFPIGHIKQCILVKNGTHTMIIHRYKWFNEHLPTIILQ, encoded by the coding sequence ATGACTAATAATAAAATACATGTGTATTTCGTACCCGGAATGGCTGCGAATATTTCAATTTTCGATAAGATACATTTACCTGAAGAAACCTTCGTCCAGCATTATTTGGATTGGTTTATTCCTAGTAAGGATATTAGCTTGGAAGATTATGCTTTGGAAATGTGTAAACATATAAAACATGCAAATCCGGTTCTTATCGGAGTTTCCTTCGGAGGCATTTTGGTGCAAGAGATGGCTAAACATGTATCCGTAAGAAAGGTAATTATTATTTCGAGTGTAAAAAGTAAGTTCGAATTGCCTAAGCGGATGATTTTTGCCAAATACACCAAATTCCACAAACTATTACCAACAGGATTGGTGAATAATATGGAGTTGCTGGCCAAATACGCTTTTGGGGAAGCGGCGACCAAGCGCTTGGCACTATATGAGCAATATCTGTCTGTAAGGGATAAATACTATTTGGATTGGTGTATAGATAAAATTGTGAATTGGCCACAATCCGAATGCTCAGAAAATTTGGTGCATATACACGGAGAGAAAGACCCCGTTTTTCCAATAGGACATATTAAGCAATGTATTTTGGTGAAAAATGGCACCCATACGATGATAATTCACAGATATAAGTGGTTTAATGAACACTTGCCCACAATTATTTTACAATAA
- a CDS encoding N-acetyltransferase produces the protein MNEVEIKDNSFLRQFEANINGHLAKIEYSSQERKVFLTKLVIPEEIIDIGFQEDFIKSVLNHLQEQNLRVVPTSPEIAGFLRKNRQYKEMLPVGIRI, from the coding sequence ATGAATGAAGTAGAAATTAAGGACAATAGTTTCTTGCGTCAATTTGAAGCTAATATCAATGGTCATTTAGCTAAAATTGAGTACTCTTCCCAAGAACGCAAGGTATTTTTAACGAAACTAGTTATTCCTGAGGAGATTATCGATATAGGATTTCAGGAAGATTTTATTAAAAGTGTTTTAAACCACTTACAAGAACAAAATCTACGTGTAGTACCTACCAGTCCAGAAATTGCGGGCTTTTTGAGAAAAAACAGACAGTACAAGGAAATGCTCCCTGTAGGGATTAGGATATAA
- the mtaB gene encoding tRNA (N(6)-L-threonylcarbamoyladenosine(37)-C(2))-methylthiotransferase MtaB: protein MKKKVAFYTLGCKLNFSETSTIARNLTDEGFLRVDFTERADMYVINTCSVTDNADKRFKSIVKQAQKVNPDAFVAAIGCYAQLKPEDLAAVDGVDLVLGATEKFNIADYVNDLSKNDYGEVHSCEIEEADFYVGSYAIGDRTRAFLKVQDGCDYKCTYCTIPLARGISRSDVLQNVLDNAKEISEKGIKEIVLTGVNIGDYGKGEFGNKKHEHTFLDLVKALDGVDGIHRLRISSIEPNLLKNETIEFVGGSNSFVPHFHIPLQSGSDEVLKLMRRRYLTDLYVDRVNKIKEIMPDACIGVDVIVGFPGETEEHFLKTYNFLNDLDISYLHVFTYSERDNTKAAEMDGVVPKRVRSKRSKMLRGLSVKKRRAFYEGQLGTTRTVLFEGENKEGYINGFTENYVKVKFPWDPNLINTLQVVKLNDIAEDGLVKCTIMEQVGATAL, encoded by the coding sequence ATGAAAAAAAAGGTCGCTTTCTACACATTGGGCTGTAAGCTCAATTTTTCAGAAACTTCTACGATAGCGCGTAACCTAACCGACGAGGGGTTTTTACGGGTTGATTTTACGGAGCGGGCAGATATGTATGTCATTAATACCTGCTCGGTAACAGATAATGCTGATAAACGTTTTAAATCCATTGTAAAGCAAGCGCAAAAAGTTAATCCAGATGCATTTGTTGCGGCAATAGGTTGTTATGCTCAGTTAAAACCTGAAGATTTGGCGGCTGTAGATGGGGTTGACCTTGTTTTGGGGGCTACAGAGAAATTCAATATCGCCGATTATGTAAACGATCTTTCTAAGAATGATTATGGGGAGGTGCACTCCTGTGAAATTGAGGAGGCTGATTTTTACGTGGGCAGTTACGCCATTGGCGATCGGACAAGGGCATTTTTAAAGGTGCAGGACGGTTGCGATTATAAATGTACCTATTGTACCATTCCTTTGGCGCGCGGGATATCCCGTAGTGATGTTTTGCAGAATGTATTGGACAATGCCAAGGAAATTTCGGAAAAAGGAATCAAAGAGATTGTCCTTACTGGTGTAAATATTGGGGATTACGGCAAGGGAGAATTTGGAAATAAAAAACACGAACACACCTTTTTGGACTTGGTAAAGGCATTAGATGGGGTTGATGGGATTCATCGCCTAAGAATTTCTTCTATCGAACCTAATCTGCTCAAAAATGAAACTATAGAATTTGTTGGGGGCAGCAATTCTTTTGTTCCTCATTTTCACATTCCATTACAAAGTGGTAGCGATGAGGTGTTAAAACTGATGAGAAGACGTTATTTAACCGATCTATATGTGGATCGGGTAAATAAAATAAAGGAAATAATGCCAGATGCTTGTATTGGGGTGGATGTAATAGTTGGTTTTCCAGGAGAAACTGAGGAGCATTTTTTGAAAACCTATAATTTTTTAAACGATTTAGATATTTCCTATTTACATGTATTTACCTATTCTGAAAGAGATAATACTAAGGCTGCGGAAATGGATGGGGTGGTTCCAAAAAGAGTTAGGAGTAAAAGGTCTAAGATGTTACGCGGACTTTCGGTGAAAAAACGGAGGGCATTTTATGAAGGACAACTGGGGACAACTCGTACTGTATTGTTTGAAGGTGAGAACAAGGAAGGCTACATTAATGGGTTTACTGAGAACTACGTAAAGGTAAAATTCCCTTGGGATCCCAATTTGATCAATACCTTACAAGTTGTGAAATTAAATGATATTGCGGAAGACGGATTGGTAAAATGTACCATAATGGAGCAGGTTGGCGCAACCGCACTATAA
- a CDS encoding GlmU family protein has translation MNYILFDGTVRKALLPFTYTRPVAEIRIGILTIREKWEKYLGSTTTTITEDYLSEKFPLVEMEDNVLINASFLPNASLVELVSKLKQNEVVFYNDELIAFYAKETQEEIDFSIYRHIKYEGDVLRIENTWDIFSKNAEALQADFDLITEGRESAPISKTNDLICPENIFLEEGAKVEFSILNATDGPIYLGKNSEVWEGNLIRGGFALCEKAVVKMGTMIYGATTVGPYSKVSGELSNTVIFGYSSKGHEGYLGNSVLGEWCNIGASSNNSNLKNNYAKVRLWNYETETFDQTGLQFCGLMMGDHSKTAINTMFNTGTVIGVNCNIYVPGFPRNFIPSFSWGGATGFNTYLPEKAFEAAKVMMARRGVEFNDMEAKILTHVFEETKKWRNE, from the coding sequence ATGAACTACATCCTCTTTGACGGTACCGTAAGAAAAGCATTGTTGCCCTTTACCTATACTAGGCCCGTTGCGGAAATTCGGATTGGTATTTTGACTATCCGAGAAAAATGGGAAAAGTATTTGGGAAGTACAACTACTACGATTACGGAGGACTATTTGTCGGAGAAATTCCCATTGGTGGAAATGGAAGATAATGTGTTAATCAATGCTTCCTTTTTGCCTAATGCCTCATTGGTGGAATTGGTTTCTAAACTGAAACAAAACGAGGTTGTTTTTTATAATGATGAGCTAATTGCCTTTTACGCTAAAGAAACACAGGAAGAAATAGATTTTTCCATTTATAGGCATATAAAGTATGAGGGTGATGTTTTACGGATAGAGAACACCTGGGATATTTTCTCTAAAAATGCCGAAGCTTTGCAGGCAGATTTCGACCTTATAACGGAAGGGAGGGAAAGTGCTCCAATTTCAAAAACAAACGACCTTATCTGTCCAGAAAATATATTCCTTGAAGAAGGAGCTAAAGTGGAGTTTAGCATTTTGAATGCTACGGACGGACCAATTTATTTGGGTAAGAATTCCGAGGTATGGGAAGGAAACCTTATCCGTGGAGGTTTTGCCCTCTGTGAAAAAGCAGTAGTGAAAATGGGAACCATGATCTATGGGGCCACTACCGTGGGACCTTATAGTAAAGTGTCTGGGGAGCTTAGTAATACCGTAATATTTGGATATTCCAGTAAAGGGCATGAGGGTTATTTAGGCAATTCCGTTTTGGGAGAATGGTGTAATATTGGGGCTAGCTCCAATAATTCTAACTTAAAGAACAATTATGCCAAGGTTAGATTGTGGAATTATGAAACCGAAACTTTTGATCAGACAGGATTGCAGTTTTGTGGGCTAATGATGGGCGATCACAGTAAAACGGCTATAAATACCATGTTCAATACGGGGACAGTGATAGGGGTAAATTGCAATATATATGTTCCCGGGTTCCCGAGGAACTTCATTCCTAGTTTTAGCTGGGGCGGAGCTACGGGTTTTAATACCTACCTTCCTGAAAAAGCATTTGAGGCAGCCAAAGTGATGATGGCCAGGAGGGGCGTAGAATTTAATGATATGGAGGCCAAAATCCTTACCCATGTCTTTGAGGAAACAAAAAAATGGCGTAACGAATAA
- a CDS encoding type B 50S ribosomal protein L31: MKKDIHPANYRLVAFKDMSNEDVFITKSAADTKETLDVDGVEYPVIKLEISRTSHPFYTGKAKLIDTAGRIDKFKNKYNKFKK, from the coding sequence ATGAAAAAAGATATACACCCAGCAAATTATAGATTGGTAGCCTTTAAGGACATGTCCAATGAAGATGTTTTTATTACCAAATCAGCCGCAGACACAAAGGAGACTTTGGATGTTGATGGAGTGGAATACCCCGTAATAAAATTAGAGATTTCTAGAACGTCTCATCCGTTTTATACCGGTAAGGCCAAATTAATTGATACGGCAGGTCGTATTGATAAATTCAAGAACAAATACAACAAATTCAAGAAATAA
- a CDS encoding DUF4199 domain-containing protein, producing MEVNKPNTGKFALTYGLILGAISVVFALMLFSLDMHYQGGMMVLAVSLIITISIIILGMIQFKKANNGFMSFSQGVKIGVGIGLVGGIIGILFNQLMAGVIDPEMMEKAMTYQKGLLLETTKMTPEQVDAQLEVGKKFTTPSMQIVFGLIYSIVASSVLSLIPALILKKTETIQ from the coding sequence ATGGAAGTTAACAAACCTAATACGGGAAAATTCGCTTTAACCTATGGCCTTATCCTCGGTGCAATAAGCGTTGTATTTGCATTAATGCTATTTTCCTTGGATATGCATTACCAGGGAGGCATGATGGTTCTTGCTGTAAGTCTCATAATTACTATTTCCATTATAATCCTAGGGATGATCCAGTTTAAAAAGGCAAACAACGGTTTTATGTCATTTTCCCAAGGAGTAAAAATTGGTGTAGGCATCGGTCTTGTAGGTGGTATCATCGGTATATTATTTAACCAGTTGATGGCAGGGGTAATAGATCCTGAGATGATGGAAAAAGCTATGACCTACCAAAAGGGTTTACTTTTAGAAACTACCAAAATGACCCCAGAGCAAGTGGATGCACAATTGGAAGTGGGCAAAAAATTCACCACTCCGTCTATGCAAATTGTTTTTGGGCTAATTTATAGTATAGTCGCCAGTTCTGTATTATCATTAATACCAGCTTTAATTTTAAAAAAGACGGAAACTATTCAGTAA
- a CDS encoding glycosyltransferase family 2 protein — translation MNISIIIPLLNEEESLTELHDWIVRVMQSNHFLYEILFIDDGSWDSSWQIITQLGETNPNVKGIRFLKNFGKSQALHAGFKAAQGDVIITMDADLQDNPEEIPELYRLIHEDGFDLISGWKKKRYDSILSKNLPSKLFNWAARKTSGVHLHDFNCGLKAYKKDVVKTIEVSGEMHRYIPVLVKSAGFSKIDEKVVQHQARKYGKTKFGMERFINGFLDLITIWFVSKFARRPMHLFGALGVLMFTIGFGFAIYLGIDKLFLNPFGRLLTDRPQFFIALIAMVIGSQLFLAGFLGEIMVRSRKNETRYTISEEVNLKPNK, via the coding sequence ATGAATATATCTATAATAATTCCCTTACTGAACGAAGAAGAATCGTTAACAGAACTACATGATTGGATTGTACGCGTAATGCAATCCAATCATTTTTTATACGAAATACTGTTTATTGATGATGGGAGCTGGGATAGCTCCTGGCAGATAATAACCCAACTAGGAGAGACCAATCCCAATGTAAAGGGGATTCGGTTTTTAAAAAATTTCGGAAAGTCCCAAGCCTTACATGCGGGCTTTAAAGCAGCTCAAGGTGATGTTATTATAACCATGGATGCCGATTTACAGGATAATCCAGAAGAAATTCCCGAACTCTATAGATTGATCCACGAGGATGGTTTTGATCTTATATCTGGCTGGAAGAAAAAAAGATACGATTCCATTCTCTCTAAAAACCTTCCCTCCAAATTATTCAATTGGGCTGCTAGGAAAACCTCTGGGGTACACCTTCACGATTTTAATTGTGGCCTAAAAGCCTACAAGAAAGATGTGGTAAAGACCATTGAAGTCTCTGGTGAAATGCACCGTTACATTCCCGTATTGGTGAAATCAGCAGGATTTTCCAAAATAGATGAAAAAGTAGTACAACACCAAGCACGGAAATACGGAAAAACAAAATTTGGCATGGAACGCTTTATCAATGGGTTCCTAGACTTGATTACCATCTGGTTTGTATCCAAATTTGCCCGTAGGCCCATGCACCTTTTTGGTGCCCTCGGGGTACTTATGTTCACTATTGGATTTGGATTTGCCATTTACCTTGGGATAGATAAATTATTTTTAAACCCCTTCGGGAGACTACTTACCGATCGCCCACAGTTCTTTATCGCCCTGATAGCCATGGTGATAGGATCGCAATTATTTCTAGCCGGCTTTCTCGGTGAAATTATGGTGAGATCTAGAAAAAATGAAACACGGTATACTATTTCAGAAGAGGTAAATCTTAAACCTAATAAATAA
- a CDS encoding phospho-sugar mutase, whose protein sequence is MEAILNNAKSWLTDFFDSKTKEEIKTLIEQNTEELKDRFYKDLEFGTGGMRGIMGAGTNRINKYTLGKSTQGLSNFLKKAYPNTDLKVVIAYDCRHNSDTLARTVAEVFSANGIQVYLFSELRTTPELSFAVRYLNCHAGIVLTASHNPPEYNGYKVYWTDGGQIVPPQDGKIIAEINSLAFEDIKFEAKEELIKLIGKEVDEAFINACVENGNFNAKEKDNYKVVFTSLHGTSITAVPEVLKRAGYKNVTIIEEQAKPDGNFPTVKSPNPEEPEALSIAIKKAEEIGADIVIGTDPDCDRLGVAVRNLEGKMEILNGNQSMIMMTKFLLDQRKAKGINGNEFVASTIVSTPMMDSLAKAYGVECKTALTGFKWIAKMIKDFPEQPFIGGGEESFGFMVGDFVRDKDAVTSTLLACEIGANAKANGSSFYKDLIECYVDYGFYKEKLISLTKKGMQGAEEIKQMMIDFKENPVESIDGSKIITVEDYNTATSKNVASGKITPLDIPKSNVLIYIAEDGTKMAARPSGTEPKIKFYFSINAPLEKAADFKKVDAQLDAKIDRILNELKID, encoded by the coding sequence ATGGAAGCTATCCTAAATAACGCCAAGAGCTGGTTAACCGATTTTTTTGATTCCAAGACCAAAGAAGAAATAAAGACTCTAATTGAGCAAAATACTGAAGAATTAAAAGATCGCTTTTATAAGGATTTGGAGTTTGGCACAGGGGGAATGCGTGGTATAATGGGCGCTGGCACCAATAGAATAAATAAATACACCTTGGGAAAAAGCACTCAGGGACTTAGTAACTTCCTTAAAAAAGCATATCCCAATACCGACCTTAAAGTGGTCATAGCCTATGACTGTAGGCATAACAGCGATACTTTAGCCCGTACGGTAGCCGAAGTTTTTTCGGCAAACGGAATTCAGGTTTATCTATTTTCCGAATTGCGGACCACTCCAGAGCTTTCCTTTGCCGTACGATATCTAAATTGTCATGCAGGTATTGTGTTGACCGCTTCCCACAACCCACCCGAGTATAATGGATACAAAGTGTATTGGACCGATGGCGGACAAATAGTTCCCCCGCAGGACGGAAAGATTATTGCAGAAATAAATAGCCTTGCTTTTGAAGATATTAAGTTCGAAGCAAAAGAGGAACTTATAAAACTCATAGGCAAGGAAGTAGACGAGGCCTTTATAAATGCCTGCGTTGAGAACGGAAACTTTAACGCTAAGGAGAAGGACAACTATAAGGTGGTATTTACCTCCCTTCACGGAACCTCTATAACAGCGGTTCCAGAAGTATTAAAAAGAGCAGGATATAAAAACGTTACCATAATTGAGGAGCAAGCAAAACCAGATGGGAATTTCCCAACGGTAAAATCCCCCAATCCAGAAGAGCCCGAAGCCTTATCCATAGCTATAAAAAAGGCTGAGGAAATAGGCGCAGATATCGTTATAGGAACAGATCCCGACTGCGATCGTTTAGGAGTAGCGGTACGGAATTTAGAAGGGAAGATGGAAATTCTGAACGGAAACCAATCCATGATCATGATGACCAAATTTTTATTGGATCAGCGAAAGGCCAAAGGAATTAATGGGAACGAGTTTGTTGCTTCCACCATTGTATCTACCCCAATGATGGATTCACTTGCCAAAGCTTATGGAGTGGAGTGCAAAACCGCATTAACAGGCTTTAAATGGATTGCTAAAATGATTAAGGACTTCCCGGAACAACCCTTTATTGGTGGCGGAGAAGAGAGCTTTGGATTTATGGTCGGCGACTTTGTTCGCGACAAAGACGCGGTTACCTCTACCCTGCTGGCCTGTGAAATCGGAGCCAACGCCAAAGCCAATGGCAGTTCCTTTTACAAGGACTTAATAGAATGCTATGTGGACTACGGATTTTACAAAGAAAAGTTAATCTCGCTTACCAAAAAAGGCATGCAAGGTGCCGAGGAAATCAAACAAATGATGATTGATTTTAAGGAAAATCCCGTAGAATCGATCGACGGTTCCAAAATAATCACTGTTGAAGATTACAATACGGCTACCTCCAAGAATGTAGCATCGGGCAAGATAACTCCTCTTGATATTCCAAAATCTAACGTATTGATCTACATCGCGGAAGACGGTACCAAAATGGCGGCCAGGCCCAGTGGTACAGAACCTAAAATTAAATTCTATTTCAGCATCAATGCACCCTTAGAAAAAGCGGCCGACTTTAAAAAAGTGGACGCCCAATTAGATGCAAAGATTGATAGAATCTTAAATGAACTGAAAATTGATTAA
- a CDS encoding ABC transporter ATP-binding protein produces the protein MEYFKKILRFAKPYRKYGFLNIFFNILYALFSALSFAALIPMLDVLFTPEKKVLQEPIYTGFGQLKDYLQDYINYRVTAFSGDDEMKGLVLVIGLVLILFLLKNFFNYLAMYFITFLRNGVLKDIRNSMYQKIVSLPISFYSEKRKGDVIARITSDVLEIQHSFLSVLELIVREPLTILFTILIMFGISTELTLFVFIFIPIAGMIISRIGKSLKKKSDRVQKEQGEFLSIVEETLGGLRVIKAFNAESRFYKTFSTSTLRFFDFSNKLLNRQNLASPTGEFLGILVIGVLLWFGGKMVLIDKTLDASSFIAYMGLAYNILTPAKSISKASFGVKKGNAAAERVLEILETENPIVEKTNAISKENFETGITIKDISFKYEDEYVLKHFNLVVPKGHTVALVGQSGSGKSTIANLVTRFYDVNEGVIQIDGTDIKDFTKKSLRNLIGLVTQDSILFNDTVKNNIGLGKENATEEEIIEAAKIANAHDFIVELPNGYNTNIGDSGNKLSGGQKQRLSIARAVLKNPPIMILDEATSALDTESERLVQDALEKMMQNRTSIVIAHRLSTIQNADTIVVLQKGEIVEHGSHTELLSANGVYKKLVTMQSL, from the coding sequence ATGGAGTACTTTAAAAAGATTCTTCGCTTTGCGAAACCATATCGTAAATACGGATTTTTAAATATATTTTTCAACATCTTATACGCGCTTTTTAGCGCCCTGAGCTTTGCAGCGTTAATCCCTATGTTAGACGTGCTGTTCACGCCTGAGAAAAAAGTATTGCAAGAACCTATCTATACCGGTTTTGGACAGTTAAAGGATTACCTACAAGACTATATCAATTACAGGGTAACTGCTTTTTCTGGGGACGATGAAATGAAAGGCCTAGTCCTCGTCATTGGTTTGGTTCTGATACTTTTTCTCTTAAAAAATTTCTTTAATTATTTGGCGATGTATTTCATAACCTTTTTAAGGAATGGGGTACTGAAGGACATAAGGAACAGCATGTATCAGAAAATAGTAAGCCTGCCCATTTCCTTTTATTCAGAAAAGCGAAAAGGCGATGTTATTGCCAGAATAACCTCCGATGTCCTTGAAATTCAACATTCCTTCCTCTCCGTGTTGGAGTTAATTGTTAGGGAGCCGTTGACCATATTATTCACGATTCTGATCATGTTCGGTATCAGCACAGAACTTACCTTGTTTGTTTTTATTTTTATTCCCATTGCAGGGATGATTATTTCGAGAATCGGGAAATCACTTAAAAAGAAATCGGACCGAGTGCAAAAAGAACAGGGAGAATTTCTTTCCATTGTAGAAGAAACCTTAGGTGGACTCAGGGTCATAAAGGCATTTAATGCCGAATCTAGGTTTTACAAAACATTTAGTACTTCTACCCTTAGGTTTTTCGATTTTTCCAATAAATTATTGAACCGGCAGAACCTGGCTTCGCCGACAGGAGAATTCCTAGGCATCTTAGTAATCGGGGTTCTCTTGTGGTTTGGAGGCAAAATGGTTTTAATAGATAAGACTTTGGATGCCTCATCGTTTATCGCCTATATGGGATTAGCCTATAACATATTAACACCCGCTAAATCTATTAGCAAGGCGTCTTTTGGAGTTAAAAAAGGAAATGCAGCTGCAGAACGGGTCCTGGAAATTTTGGAAACCGAAAACCCTATAGTGGAAAAGACCAACGCTATTTCCAAAGAGAACTTTGAAACCGGAATCACCATAAAGGATATCTCATTTAAATACGAAGATGAGTACGTATTAAAGCACTTTAACCTTGTAGTGCCCAAAGGACACACGGTAGCTCTGGTAGGACAGTCTGGAAGCGGGAAGAGTACCATTGCCAATTTGGTAACCCGATTTTACGATGTTAACGAAGGGGTCATTCAAATTGATGGGACCGATATTAAAGATTTCACCAAAAAATCCCTCAGAAATTTAATAGGACTGGTAACACAAGACTCAATACTTTTCAATGATACCGTTAAAAATAACATTGGATTAGGAAAGGAAAATGCTACCGAGGAAGAAATTATCGAGGCAGCAAAAATTGCCAATGCGCACGATTTTATTGTAGAACTCCCCAATGGATATAACACTAACATTGGCGATAGTGGGAACAAATTAAGCGGGGGACAAAAACAGCGGTTGTCCATCGCAAGGGCCGTACTTAAGAATCCACCTATAATGATCCTAGACGAAGCTACCTCTGCTCTGGATACTGAAAGTGAGCGACTGGTTCAGGATGCCCTGGAAAAAATGATGCAAAACAGGACTTCCATTGTAATTGCGCACCGACTCTCTACCATTCAGAATGCGGATACCATTGTAGTACTACAAAAAGGTGAAATTGTAGAACACGGTTCCCACACCGAACTCCTTTCTGCAAATGGGGTATATAAGAAATTGGTCACCATGCAGTCGCTTTAA
- a CDS encoding DUF6340 family protein, producing MKNSRSILCCIGVFTLLISCSATNNLTMGTTQPAVVSIPKEVATIGIINRSAPSENNQSLDKIDKILSAEGLHLDEKGGEAAVLALSDALIRTDLFTEVKVLEGTPEIRKGLNILPTTLPWDIVEKLCEENGVDLIFSLEFYDTDTKVSYSVGTYEFPNQLGLKVSLPGHQVTLNTQINNGWRIYDPKNRVVLDQFIYSDGFIASGKGINPMKAVEAIARRNETVMDYSKNMGNAYGLRLSPLRHRVNRDYFVRGTDNFEVAKRRAQTGDWMGAAQLWEREVGNPKSKIAGRACYNMAIINEINGDLETAMDWASRSYTDHKNKDALRYLKILEYRAEQNRVLQEQASR from the coding sequence ATGAAAAATTCCAGATCAATACTTTGCTGTATAGGTGTTTTTACATTACTTATTTCATGTAGTGCTACCAACAACTTAACAATGGGCACTACCCAGCCTGCAGTCGTTTCTATTCCCAAAGAGGTAGCTACTATTGGTATTATTAATAGAAGTGCGCCATCGGAAAATAATCAATCTTTGGATAAAATAGATAAAATACTATCGGCCGAAGGCCTACATCTTGATGAAAAAGGAGGAGAGGCAGCCGTATTGGCCTTATCCGACGCTTTAATCAGGACAGATCTATTTACGGAAGTAAAAGTATTGGAAGGGACTCCCGAAATTAGAAAAGGCCTTAATATTCTTCCTACCACCCTTCCCTGGGACATAGTTGAAAAGCTTTGTGAAGAAAATGGGGTAGACCTTATTTTTTCATTGGAATTTTATGATACGGATACCAAGGTTTCTTACAGCGTAGGTACCTATGAATTCCCCAATCAACTTGGGCTAAAAGTATCACTACCTGGACATCAGGTTACTTTAAACACCCAGATCAATAATGGATGGCGCATCTATGATCCAAAGAATAGGGTAGTGCTGGACCAGTTTATATACTCTGATGGATTTATTGCTTCTGGAAAAGGGATTAACCCCATGAAGGCAGTGGAAGCCATAGCCCGTAGGAACGAAACTGTAATGGATTACAGCAAGAATATGGGCAATGCTTATGGATTGCGACTTTCCCCCCTTAGACATAGGGTAAATAGGGATTATTTTGTGCGGGGCACCGATAATTTTGAAGTAGCAAAAAGAAGGGCACAGACAGGCGATTGGATGGGAGCCGCCCAACTATGGGAACGGGAAGTGGGAAATCCAAAATCTAAAATCGCGGGAAGGGCATGTTATAACATGGCCATTATAAATGAAATTAACGGCGATTTGGAAACGGCAATGGATTGGGCCTCCAGATCATATACGGATCATAAGAATAAGGATGCACTTAGGTATTTAAAGATACTTGAATATAGGGCCGAACAAAATAGGGTGCTACAAGAGCAAGCCTCTCGATAA